In the Desulforhopalus sp. genome, one interval contains:
- a CDS encoding flagellar FlbD family protein — protein MIELTRLNHKKIFINPDLMKSIEETPDTIIGMANGDQYLVLEKPPEIIEKIIDFRVAVVRRADNPGSLVKVAPPVEGA, from the coding sequence ATGATCGAACTTACCCGCCTTAATCACAAGAAGATCTTCATTAATCCCGATTTGATGAAGAGTATCGAGGAAACCCCTGACACGATTATCGGCATGGCCAATGGAGACCAGTATCTTGTGCTTGAAAAACCACCTGAAATAATAGAAAAAATAATAGATTTCCGGGTTGCCGTGGTGCGTCGTGCCGATAATCCTGGCTCCCTGGTGAAGGTTGCGCCGCCGGTGGAAGGTGCCTAG
- a CDS encoding flagellar motor protein yields MDIATIVGLALGLGAILGGALLEGLHFGSLVQPTAALIVLGGTFGAAFISFPLEVVIQAMKDLKMLFASPPKPDEIIATVIELATRARKNGILSLEEDSKNSKEPFLRKALTLCVDGVEPKDIQEILEIDLATYEEHAKLSAEFFEAAGGYAPTIGIIGAVLGLIHVMSNLSDTSKLGAGIAVAFVATIYGLVVANIMCLPFATKIKMRIKVELQRREMLTAGILGIQQGSNPRFIEERLKSFLAGGGEHAGSDSSQ; encoded by the coding sequence ATGGATATCGCAACAATAGTTGGGCTGGCTCTCGGCCTTGGGGCAATTCTTGGTGGAGCATTGCTGGAAGGGCTTCATTTTGGCTCGCTTGTTCAGCCGACGGCGGCACTCATCGTTCTCGGCGGCACCTTTGGCGCGGCATTCATCAGTTTCCCGCTGGAAGTGGTTATTCAGGCAATGAAGGACCTGAAAATGCTCTTTGCCTCGCCTCCCAAGCCCGACGAGATTATCGCCACGGTCATTGAACTGGCGACCAGGGCCCGCAAAAACGGCATCCTCTCCCTCGAAGAGGACTCGAAGAACTCCAAGGAACCTTTTTTGCGCAAGGCCCTGACCCTCTGCGTTGATGGCGTTGAGCCGAAGGATATCCAGGAAATCCTCGAGATCGATCTGGCGACTTACGAAGAACATGCCAAATTAAGCGCCGAATTTTTTGAGGCGGCGGGCGGTTATGCCCCGACAATCGGTATTATTGGAGCCGTTCTCGGTCTCATTCACGTAATGAGTAATCTCTCCGACACCTCAAAGCTCGGCGCGGGCATCGCCGTTGCCTTCGTTGCCACCATCTACGGTCTGGTCGTCGCCAACATCATGTGTCTGCCTTTTGCCACCAAAATCAAGATGCGCATCAAGGTTGAACTGCAGCGCCGGGAAATGCTGACCGCCGGAATTCTCGGGATACAGCAGGGAAGCAATCCGCGATTTATAGAAGAGCGCCTTAAATCCTTCCTGGCCGGGGGTGGCGAACACGCCGGCTCCGACTCGTCGCAATAA
- a CDS encoding flagellar motor protein MotB: MARKKAPEKPPNHERWLVSYGDFITLLFAVFVTLYAMSQTDKQKVEQVAASYRNAFGISAGTGASSTNIMNSSEIMPLPSIEIVPTPPSKKRKPEDAEEKKNSTDSAKKAQNNSGEMLDIKKSIKVALKPMQLVGDVIVEESARGLVIRLEEEIYFEPGTAKVKPEALSLVGKIAGAVSAVGTHQIRIEGHTDNSPSTIGLYKSNWELSLDRASTIMKIFLNNYDFSPVNIAIAGYGQYRPIVSNETDAGRKRNRRVDIILLETKGDKSIL; encoded by the coding sequence ATGGCCAGAAAAAAAGCCCCTGAAAAACCGCCGAACCATGAACGATGGCTGGTTTCCTACGGTGATTTCATCACCCTGTTGTTTGCGGTGTTTGTCACCCTGTATGCGATGTCGCAAACCGACAAGCAGAAGGTCGAGCAGGTCGCCGCTTCATATCGCAACGCCTTCGGCATCTCCGCCGGAACAGGGGCGAGCAGCACCAATATCATGAACAGCAGTGAGATCATGCCTCTGCCCTCCATCGAGATCGTGCCGACGCCGCCCTCAAAGAAGCGCAAACCGGAAGATGCCGAGGAAAAGAAGAATTCCACCGATTCGGCGAAGAAGGCCCAGAACAATTCCGGCGAGATGCTTGATATTAAAAAATCGATCAAGGTCGCCCTGAAACCCATGCAGCTGGTAGGTGACGTCATTGTCGAGGAGTCTGCGCGCGGCTTGGTGATTCGTTTGGAAGAGGAGATCTATTTTGAGCCGGGAACCGCCAAGGTGAAGCCGGAAGCCCTTTCCCTGGTGGGAAAAATCGCCGGAGCGGTGTCGGCAGTCGGCACCCATCAGATACGCATTGAAGGGCATACCGACAATTCGCCTTCGACCATCGGTCTTTATAAGTCCAACTGGGAGCTGTCCCTTGACCGGGCCTCCACCATCATGAAGATTTTCCTCAATAATTATGACTTTTCGCCGGTAAATATCGCCATTGCCGGATACGGTCAATACCGGCCGATTGTCAGCAACGAAACCGACGCAGGCCGCAAGAGAAACCGCCGGGTCGATATTATCCTCCTGGAGACCAAGGGCGATAAGTCGATACTGTAG
- the pyk gene encoding pyruvate kinase, giving the protein MKKTKIIATISNHMADVPFLTRMHQAGMDVVRLNTAHQAVEDAQAVIDNVRKVSDRLAIMVDTKGPEIRTTVAKADIPVVTGDTVCVIGDKNGECRPGSICLSYDHFVDELSVGDKILIDDGDIELVVREKEASRLICEVKNDGLIKGRKSINLPSVKIKNLPSLTEKDRTFVAFAADQDVDFIAHSFVRNKEDVLAIQEILDAKGSAIKIIAKIENQEGVDNIDEILDHVYGVMVARGDLAIEIPAEKIPIIQKRLVQKCIERRKPVIIATQMLQSMIKSPRPTRAEVSDVANACLDRTDAIMLSGETAFGKYPLESVQMMTRIAIEVESSLSTFTDSPYETENNVTSYLAKAAVKASLRLSTSGLVADSISGKTILNLVAYRGENPIFAQCYSKRVMRELALSYGVYASFMPAEVTSHEFLHTALTRLLADKLVNEDSLLTVLAGNFGAAFGASYVEISTVRNLLQRK; this is encoded by the coding sequence ATGAAAAAGACCAAAATCATCGCGACAATCTCCAACCACATGGCCGACGTGCCCTTTCTCACCCGGATGCACCAGGCGGGGATGGATGTAGTAAGGCTGAATACCGCCCATCAGGCGGTTGAGGACGCTCAGGCGGTCATCGACAATGTCCGCAAGGTCTCCGACCGGCTGGCCATTATGGTCGATACCAAAGGGCCGGAGATCAGGACGACCGTCGCCAAGGCGGATATTCCGGTGGTTACCGGCGACACGGTGTGCGTCATCGGCGATAAAAACGGCGAATGCCGGCCGGGCAGCATCTGCCTCAGTTACGATCATTTTGTCGACGAACTGTCGGTTGGCGACAAGATTCTTATCGATGACGGGGATATTGAGCTGGTGGTGCGGGAAAAAGAGGCCTCACGGCTGATCTGCGAGGTAAAAAATGATGGACTGATCAAGGGGCGCAAGAGCATCAATCTGCCCTCGGTGAAGATCAAAAACTTGCCGTCCCTCACCGAAAAAGACCGCACCTTTGTTGCCTTTGCCGCCGACCAGGACGTCGATTTCATTGCCCATTCCTTTGTCCGCAACAAGGAGGATGTCCTGGCCATCCAGGAAATCCTCGACGCCAAGGGCAGCGCCATCAAGATCATCGCCAAGATCGAAAACCAGGAAGGCGTCGATAATATCGACGAGATCCTTGACCACGTCTACGGGGTGATGGTTGCCCGCGGCGATCTGGCCATTGAGATTCCCGCAGAGAAGATTCCCATTATTCAGAAACGGCTCGTGCAAAAATGCATCGAGCGGCGAAAACCGGTGATCATCGCCACCCAGATGCTCCAGTCGATGATCAAGTCGCCCCGGCCGACCCGGGCCGAGGTCTCCGATGTTGCCAACGCCTGCCTTGACCGTACCGACGCCATCATGCTCTCCGGGGAAACCGCTTTCGGCAAGTATCCGCTGGAGTCGGTGCAGATGATGACGCGGATTGCCATAGAGGTCGAGTCGAGCCTCAGTACCTTCACTGACTCACCCTACGAAACGGAAAACAATGTCACCAGCTATCTGGCCAAGGCGGCGGTGAAGGCCTCCCTGCGTCTTTCAACCAGCGGCCTGGTCGCCGATTCAATCAGCGGCAAGACCATCCTCAATCTCGTCGCCTACCGGGGCGAGAATCCCATCTTTGCCCAGTGTTACAGCAAGCGGGTGATGCGGGAACTGGCGCTGTCCTATGGGGTGTATGCGTCGTTCATGCCGGCAGAAGTCACCTCCCATGAGTTTCTGCATACCGCCCTTACCCGGCTGTTGGCCGACAAACTGGTCAACGAGGACAGCCTGCTCACCGTGCTCGCCGGCAACTTCGGCGCCGCCTTCGGCGCATCCTACGTCGAGATCAGCACGGTACGCAACCTGCTGCAGCGCAAATAA
- a CDS encoding MBOAT family protein has protein sequence MVFSSTIFLFLFLPFVLLSYLLVGQRFRNMLLLAASLLFYAWGEGLYVLLMLFSITFNHIFGLLIDRAQQGGGTGKTALVLAVITNLGLLGFFKYANFIVDNCNTVLLKLQMPVIALEQVHLPIGISFFTFQALSYVIDLYRRETPVQKSLVNNALYIALFPQLIAGPIVRFHDVASQIVKRQTRMGDFIYGIERFIIGLGKKVLLANVLGRTADYIFSLPPDRIPMSLAWIGAISYTLQIYFDFSGYSDMAIGLGKMFGFTFLENFKHPYSSRSIREFWQRWHISLSSWFRDYLYIPLGGNRCGGVRTYLNLLIVFFLCGLWHGASWTFVIWGLFHGFFLVFERLPLGKHLINILPSPLRHLYVLLVVIVGWVFFRAETFANALGYLKAMVTFSTPSFYNSQLFLNINNEFYLVFVLAILCSTPMFATIGKWLEALEFRKTAGGLLASLTIAIGTVGFFSFIFLYSIANLMGSTYNPFLYFRF, from the coding sequence ATGGTTTTCAGCTCAACTATCTTTCTCTTTTTGTTCCTGCCCTTTGTCCTTTTGTCCTACCTTCTGGTCGGCCAGAGGTTCAGGAACATGCTGCTCCTTGCCGCAAGCCTCCTGTTTTATGCCTGGGGCGAGGGCCTGTATGTCCTCCTCATGCTTTTCTCGATTACCTTCAACCACATCTTCGGTCTTCTCATCGACCGCGCACAGCAAGGTGGCGGTACGGGAAAAACGGCCCTGGTGCTGGCGGTGATCACCAACCTCGGTCTTCTCGGCTTCTTCAAGTACGCCAATTTTATTGTCGACAATTGCAATACCGTTCTTCTCAAGTTGCAGATGCCGGTTATCGCCCTCGAACAGGTCCATCTGCCGATCGGCATCTCCTTTTTCACCTTCCAGGCACTTTCCTACGTTATTGACCTGTATCGCCGCGAGACCCCGGTACAAAAAAGCCTGGTCAACAACGCCCTGTATATTGCCCTCTTCCCGCAACTGATCGCCGGGCCGATTGTCCGCTTCCACGACGTCGCCAGCCAGATTGTCAAGCGCCAGACCAGGATGGGCGATTTCATCTACGGCATTGAGCGCTTTATCATCGGCCTCGGTAAAAAGGTGCTCCTCGCCAATGTCCTGGGAAGGACCGCCGACTATATCTTTTCCCTGCCGCCGGACCGGATTCCCATGAGCCTTGCCTGGATCGGCGCCATTTCCTACACCCTGCAGATCTACTTTGATTTCTCGGGGTATTCCGATATGGCCATCGGGCTCGGCAAGATGTTTGGCTTCACCTTTCTTGAGAACTTCAAGCATCCTTACAGTTCACGATCGATCCGCGAATTCTGGCAGCGCTGGCATATCTCCCTGTCTTCCTGGTTCAGGGACTATCTCTACATCCCCCTCGGCGGCAACCGCTGCGGCGGTGTCAGGACCTACCTCAATCTGCTCATCGTCTTCTTCCTCTGCGGATTGTGGCATGGCGCCAGCTGGACCTTTGTCATCTGGGGCCTCTTTCACGGCTTCTTTCTGGTTTTTGAACGACTCCCCCTTGGCAAGCACCTGATAAACATACTGCCCTCGCCGCTCCGCCACCTGTATGTACTGCTGGTGGTGATCGTTGGCTGGGTGTTTTTCCGGGCCGAGACTTTTGCCAATGCCTTGGGCTACCTGAAGGCGATGGTCACCTTTTCCACGCCTTCCTTCTACAACTCCCAGCTTTTTCTCAACATCAACAACGAATTCTACCTTGTCTTCGTTCTGGCAATCCTCTGTTCCACCCCGATGTTTGCTACCATCGGCAAATGGCTGGAGGCCTTGGAATTTCGCAAAACGGCAGGAGGTCTTTTGGCAAGCCTTACCATCGCCATCGGCACCGTTGGCTTTTTCAGCTTTATTTTTCTGTATTCCATAGCCAACCTCATGGGCAGCACCTACAATCCTTTTCTGTATTTTCGATTTTAG
- a CDS encoding citrate synthase encodes MSDKATLIIDGKNYELQVTTGSENEKCIDIQQLRDATGYITMDPGFANTGSCYSSITYVDGDKGILRYRGYPIEEIAAKATFVETAYLILYGELPKAQQLKAFSARLKEHAPIHTNLEHHFSGFPTSAPPMAILSAMLNLVSCFHPEVLDVPTTGDEFDRTASLLLSKVRTIAAFAYRMASGKPINHPNPNLTYCGNFLHMMFSDPYQEYEVSPVIDKALNLFLVLHADHEQNCSTSTVRVVGSSRANLFSSVAAGVCALWGPLHGGANAAVINMLLDIKNSGRPPAYYIDKAKDKNDPFKLMGFGHRVYKNFDPRSLILKKQVHDVLEALHLDDDLLDIALQLEQATLQDDYFISRNLYPNVDFYSGILLRAIGIPLNMYTVMFAIGRMPGWIANWKELHDHKLRISRPRQIYTGHTTRSFIPMAER; translated from the coding sequence ATGAGCGACAAAGCCACGCTGATCATTGACGGAAAAAACTACGAACTGCAGGTAACCACCGGCTCAGAAAATGAGAAATGCATCGATATCCAGCAGCTTCGCGACGCCACCGGCTATATCACCATGGACCCCGGTTTTGCCAACACCGGCTCATGTTACTCCTCCATCACCTATGTCGACGGCGACAAAGGCATCCTCCGCTACCGCGGCTACCCCATTGAAGAAATCGCCGCCAAGGCAACCTTCGTCGAGACCGCCTATCTCATCCTCTACGGCGAGCTGCCCAAGGCCCAGCAGCTCAAGGCCTTTTCGGCGCGCCTGAAGGAACACGCGCCGATCCATACCAACCTTGAGCACCATTTCTCCGGTTTCCCGACCTCGGCGCCGCCCATGGCCATCCTTTCGGCGATGCTCAACCTGGTGTCGTGTTTTCATCCGGAGGTCCTCGACGTCCCAACCACCGGCGACGAATTTGACCGGACCGCCTCCCTGCTGCTGTCGAAAGTCAGGACCATTGCCGCCTTCGCCTACCGCATGGCCTCCGGCAAACCAATTAACCATCCCAACCCGAACCTGACCTACTGCGGCAATTTCCTGCATATGATGTTTTCCGACCCCTATCAGGAATACGAGGTCTCGCCGGTCATCGACAAGGCCCTCAACCTCTTCCTGGTCCTCCACGCCGACCACGAACAGAACTGCTCGACCTCGACGGTGCGGGTGGTGGGCAGCTCACGGGCCAACCTGTTCAGCTCGGTGGCCGCCGGGGTCTGCGCCCTGTGGGGACCGCTGCACGGCGGCGCCAACGCGGCGGTGATCAACATGCTGCTCGATATCAAGAACTCCGGCCGGCCGCCGGCCTATTACATCGACAAGGCCAAGGACAAAAACGACCCCTTCAAACTCATGGGTTTCGGCCACCGGGTCTACAAAAACTTCGATCCGCGCTCACTGATCCTGAAAAAGCAGGTGCACGATGTCCTTGAGGCCCTGCACCTCGACGACGATCTCCTCGATATCGCCCTGCAACTGGAGCAGGCCACCCTACAGGACGACTACTTCATCAGCCGCAATCTCTACCCGAATGTCGATTTCTACAGCGGCATCCTCCTCCGGGCCATCGGCATCCCGTTGAACATGTACACGGTCATGTTCGCCATCGGCAGGATGCCCGGCTGGATCGCCAACTGGAAGGAGCTGCACGACCATAAGCTGCGCATCTCCAGGCCGCGGCAGATCTATACCGGCCATACCACGCGCAGCTTCATCCCCATGGCCGAGCGCTGA
- a CDS encoding CBS domain-containing protein, whose translation MFIATTHKNTDFDGLASVIAATILYPRCTGVVPKMTNKNVERFLSTHKTAFKLVLPNEVRPDDVKKLIVVDTDQWQRLDRMDKLAKKEGLEIDLWDHHMTGDGDIKASWSCKERVGSTVTLLVREMRQRGIQLSPLDSTVMLIGLYEDTGHLSFPSTTAEDARAAAYLLENKADLNVAGFFLNPPYEENQKEILFKMMKKTEKRLICGHTIGFNHVILDEKVPNLAAVVNIYRKIVNVDALFVIFSSDGRHAIIGRSGVENVDIGQILGAFGGGGHRGAGSATVKDAEMSAKDVVDKITALLAAKGSESIRIADIMSFPVISVTPETPMSEVQTLMTTHKIRGVMVTEGEEIAGIIVLWDLKKIKKDSQWESPVKAYMARKILTIGPGDAPSVAARLMIENDVGHLPVVQDNKMIGIVTRTDILTYLYDLLPE comes from the coding sequence ATGTTTATCGCAACAACCCACAAGAACACCGATTTTGACGGGCTGGCCTCGGTCATCGCCGCCACCATTCTCTACCCCAGATGCACCGGGGTGGTTCCCAAGATGACCAACAAAAATGTCGAACGGTTTCTCTCCACCCATAAAACCGCTTTCAAACTTGTTCTCCCCAATGAGGTCCGTCCCGACGATGTAAAAAAGCTCATCGTCGTCGATACCGATCAATGGCAGCGCCTTGACCGCATGGACAAACTCGCCAAAAAGGAAGGCCTGGAAATCGATCTGTGGGACCATCACATGACCGGTGACGGCGATATTAAAGCCAGCTGGTCGTGCAAAGAACGGGTCGGCTCGACGGTGACCCTTCTCGTCCGGGAGATGCGCCAACGCGGAATTCAGCTGTCCCCCCTCGATTCGACGGTCATGCTCATCGGCCTCTACGAAGACACCGGCCATCTTTCCTTTCCTTCAACCACCGCCGAGGATGCCCGGGCCGCCGCCTACCTCCTGGAAAACAAGGCCGACCTCAATGTCGCCGGTTTCTTTCTCAACCCGCCCTATGAGGAGAATCAGAAGGAGATCCTCTTCAAGATGATGAAGAAGACTGAGAAACGGCTGATCTGCGGCCATACCATCGGTTTCAATCATGTCATCCTCGACGAAAAAGTTCCAAACCTCGCCGCCGTCGTCAACATCTACCGGAAGATCGTCAACGTTGATGCCCTCTTCGTCATCTTTTCAAGCGACGGCCGCCACGCCATAATCGGTCGCAGCGGCGTGGAAAATGTCGATATCGGCCAGATCCTCGGCGCCTTTGGCGGCGGCGGCCATCGCGGCGCTGGTTCGGCAACGGTGAAGGATGCCGAAATGTCGGCGAAAGACGTCGTTGATAAAATCACCGCCCTCCTCGCCGCCAAGGGCTCGGAGAGCATCCGCATTGCCGATATCATGTCTTTCCCGGTCATCTCGGTGACCCCGGAGACACCGATGAGCGAGGTGCAGACCCTCATGACCACCCACAAAATCAGAGGAGTGATGGTGACCGAAGGGGAAGAAATTGCCGGAATCATCGTCCTCTGGGACCTGAAGAAGATCAAGAAAGACAGCCAGTGGGAGAGCCCGGTCAAGGCGTACATGGCCCGCAAGATCCTCACCATAGGGCCGGGCGATGCACCATCGGTCGCGGCCCGCCTGATGATCGAAAACGATGTCGGCCACCTGCCCGTCGTCCAGGACAACAAGATGATCGGCATCGTTACCCGCACCGATATCCTCACCTATTTATACGATTTGCTGCCGGAATAG
- a CDS encoding DUF2786 domain-containing protein, whose amino-acid sequence MAVHFRIDRLQGLWLEQLYREHRDICWEYGVPLPTPIFEITDSEKIYGRWQAPTGILGISRHLILQHPWHVTLQVLRHEMAHQLCSTLVNGGGPVHGAAFQEACERLGVLPEFRHPGVVIPETVRAAAAPSELSEEGRRCLAKIAKLLALGRSANEHEAAAAMAKANELLQRYHLQGTGDHLNHRYARLVINRKKKKIAGFQRHICAILQEFFHVRVVLAQLYEPSSGESFRVIELFGTRENAAIAEYCYHFLENRLALLWSANRGRFRGAAQTEKTSYYLGLLRGFHQKLAEQKRGREMQNHRQEAGALVLAEEQRLAGFIGMYFPRLRRAPSRSAKVYGTTYDAGMEAGRQLDLHQGVTGQAPVFGGLLE is encoded by the coding sequence ATGGCCGTGCACTTCAGGATAGACCGGCTGCAGGGGCTGTGGCTGGAACAGTTGTACCGTGAGCACAGGGATATCTGCTGGGAGTACGGGGTGCCCCTGCCGACGCCGATCTTCGAGATCACCGATTCGGAAAAGATCTATGGCCGCTGGCAGGCGCCAACCGGCATTCTCGGCATCAGCCGCCACCTCATCCTCCAACACCCCTGGCATGTCACCCTGCAGGTTTTAAGGCATGAAATGGCCCACCAGCTGTGCAGCACACTGGTAAACGGCGGGGGACCGGTGCATGGTGCGGCGTTTCAGGAGGCCTGCGAGCGGCTCGGGGTCCTGCCGGAGTTCCGGCATCCCGGGGTGGTCATCCCGGAGACGGTGCGGGCAGCGGCGGCCCCATCCGAGCTTTCCGAGGAAGGCCGGCGCTGCCTGGCAAAGATCGCCAAGCTCCTTGCTCTGGGGCGGTCGGCAAATGAGCATGAGGCGGCTGCCGCCATGGCAAAGGCCAATGAACTGCTGCAAAGATACCATCTGCAAGGGACTGGTGATCATCTCAACCACCGCTACGCGCGGCTGGTGATAAACCGGAAAAAGAAGAAGATTGCCGGTTTTCAGCGGCATATCTGCGCCATCCTCCAGGAATTTTTCCATGTTCGGGTGGTGCTGGCGCAGCTCTACGAACCGAGCAGCGGCGAATCGTTCCGGGTCATCGAGTTGTTCGGGACTCGCGAGAACGCCGCCATAGCCGAGTATTGTTATCACTTTCTGGAAAACCGCCTGGCCCTTCTTTGGTCGGCCAACCGCGGCAGGTTCCGGGGGGCGGCCCAGACGGAGAAAACCAGCTACTATCTCGGCCTGCTCCGTGGCTTCCATCAGAAACTGGCAGAGCAAAAACGGGGCCGGGAAATGCAAAACCACCGGCAGGAAGCCGGGGCCCTGGTTCTTGCCGAGGAACAGAGGCTGGCAGGCTTCATCGGCATGTATTTCCCCCGCCTGAGAAGGGCGCCATCGCGGAGCGCCAAGGTCTACGGCACCACCTATGACGCGGGGATGGAGGCGGGCAGGCAGCTGGACCTGCATCAAGGGGTCACCGGGCAAGCGCCGGTCTTCGGCGGTCTGCTGGAATAG
- a CDS encoding MTH938/NDUFAF3 family protein, with product MERSFLPRPRFNPIDHPRLFQLIVNIWPPYLGAAISVEEIARDWRTIRVALRLRWYNCNYVKSHFGGSLFSMTDPFYMLMLIRNLGPGYVVWDMAARIHYLKPGRGTVTAFFTLGDDRLEDIRRKAESGEKVIEIFLVDVVDGQGEKVATVKKTLYIRKKKPAGAVAGMEGIMENKRADTVPAPAIVSAAWGRTEVAGLGPGKDWKLWPGGGCSWDWSEHGTGHFQGIQPGDLEELLDRGCQVVILTTGRLGRLKVAPATIEILEAKGVQVIVARTGKGIDIYNNYAGQGVAVGGLFHATC from the coding sequence ATGGAAAGATCATTTCTACCGCGGCCAAGATTCAATCCCATAGATCATCCGCGGCTCTTTCAGCTGATTGTCAATATCTGGCCGCCCTATCTCGGGGCGGCCATCTCCGTCGAAGAGATCGCCAGGGACTGGCGAACCATCCGGGTGGCGCTGCGATTGCGCTGGTATAACTGCAATTATGTCAAAAGCCACTTCGGTGGTAGCCTGTTTTCCATGACTGACCCGTTTTACATGCTGATGCTGATCCGCAATCTCGGGCCGGGCTATGTGGTCTGGGACATGGCGGCGCGAATTCACTATCTCAAGCCCGGTCGCGGTACGGTGACGGCCTTTTTCACCCTCGGCGACGACCGCCTTGAAGATATCCGCCGTAAGGCCGAATCAGGCGAGAAGGTGATCGAAATTTTTCTGGTCGATGTCGTCGATGGCCAAGGTGAAAAAGTCGCAACCGTGAAAAAGACCCTGTATATTAGAAAGAAGAAACCAGCCGGGGCAGTTGCCGGGATGGAGGGGATAATGGAAAATAAACGGGCAGACACGGTGCCCGCACCAGCCATTGTCTCTGCCGCCTGGGGCAGGACCGAGGTCGCGGGGCTTGGTCCGGGCAAGGATTGGAAGCTGTGGCCGGGCGGCGGCTGCAGCTGGGACTGGTCGGAACACGGCACCGGCCATTTCCAGGGCATTCAACCCGGTGACCTTGAGGAACTCCTTGACCGGGGATGCCAGGTGGTGATCCTGACCACCGGGCGTCTCGGTAGGCTGAAGGTCGCCCCGGCCACCATCGAGATCCTGGAGGCAAAAGGGGTGCAGGTCATCGTCGCCCGCACCGGCAAAGGGATAGATATCTATAATAATTATGCAGGGCAGGGGGTCGCCGTCGGCGGCCTGTTCCACGCCACCTGCTGA
- a CDS encoding Hsp20/alpha crystallin family protein, producing the protein MSENKDLSVREEELNERNRQLPTVAPLVDILENEDEILLYADMPGVTKENISINIDNGRLALSGIREVKSVGAVAWEEFADVEYRRTFSVPQSIDIARVNAELKEGVLLLHLPKSEAAKPRQIEIKVG; encoded by the coding sequence ATGAGCGAGAACAAAGATCTTAGTGTCCGGGAAGAGGAATTGAACGAGCGGAACCGTCAGCTTCCAACGGTGGCGCCCCTCGTTGATATCCTCGAAAACGAGGATGAAATTCTGCTGTATGCCGATATGCCGGGGGTCACTAAGGAGAACATTTCCATCAATATCGACAACGGCCGGCTGGCATTGTCGGGGATCAGAGAGGTAAAATCGGTTGGGGCGGTCGCCTGGGAGGAGTTTGCCGATGTGGAATACCGGAGAACCTTCTCGGTACCGCAAAGCATCGATATCGCCAGGGTCAACGCCGAACTGAAGGAGGGGGTCCTCCTGCTGCACCTGCCGAAATCGGAGGCGGCGAAACCGCGGCAGATCGAGATCAAGGTTGGTTGA